A stretch of the Tannerella serpentiformis genome encodes the following:
- a CDS encoding HAD family hydrolase, with product MNPIHSLIFDLDGTLLNTIADLAHSTNYALEKSGFPTHAIEAYKYFVGNGINKLFERALPEGERTQENIARIRSAFLTYYDAHNADYTAPYPGIPELLSQLQADGMALAVASNKYQRATEKLVRQYFPDIRFAAVFGQREGIPTKPDPTVVRDVLQITGCTAEETLYVGDSGVDMQTAANGGLVSIGVTWGFRPRTELEECGARHIVDSPDEIRRLAFG from the coding sequence ATGAATCCTATTCACTCCCTTATTTTCGATCTGGACGGGACGTTGCTCAACACCATTGCCGATCTCGCCCATAGCACGAACTACGCGCTGGAAAAATCTGGCTTTCCGACGCATGCCATCGAGGCGTACAAGTATTTCGTTGGCAATGGTATCAATAAGCTCTTCGAACGTGCTCTGCCCGAGGGCGAGCGTACGCAGGAGAATATCGCCCGCATTCGCAGCGCTTTCTTGACGTACTATGACGCCCACAACGCGGATTACACCGCTCCCTATCCCGGCATTCCCGAGCTACTCAGCCAACTGCAAGCCGACGGGATGGCGCTGGCCGTGGCCTCGAACAAGTATCAACGCGCCACGGAGAAGTTAGTCCGACAGTACTTCCCAGACATTCGTTTCGCGGCTGTCTTTGGGCAGCGCGAGGGCATACCCACAAAGCCCGATCCGACCGTAGTCAGAGACGTGTTGCAGATCACCGGTTGCACGGCGGAGGAGACGCTCTACGTGGGCGATTCCGGCGTCGACATGCAAACGGCAGCCAACGGCGGACTCGTTTCGATCGGCGTCACGTGGGGCTTTCGTCCGCGTACGGAGCTTGAGGAATGTGGTGCGCGACACATAGTCGACTCGCCGGACGAGATCCGACGCCTCGCGTTTGGGTAA
- a CDS encoding sigma-54-dependent transcriptional regulator — translation MLPATILVVDDNRGILSAAELLLRAHFRRVVTTHNPERIRALIRDESPDVVLLDMNFHAGINSGNEGLFWLAEIRKLRPAPTVVLFTAYADIDLAVRGIKEGAADFIVKPWDNERLVHTLTEAYRAHVAASKQGAPPAPAMQDAICWGTSPAMQQLRALVERVAPTDANVLITGENGTGKGMLARELHRLSARSRRPLVTVDMGAVVETLFESELFGHVRGAFTDARTDRPGKFEAADGGTLFLDEIGNLPPYLQAKLLAALQSRTVTRLGSNRALPVDIRLLTATNRPLDEMVARGDFRQDLLYRINTIRLSLPPLRERPDDILPLAQRFLRRWADAAGRPIPTLTEAALRKLRAYSWPGNVRELEHALEKATILSDSPEISPDAFDFTSAIVRPTPTPPTTLEEMEADLIRRTIDSHAGNLSHAATALGISRQTLYNKIKRYGI, via the coding sequence ATGCTCCCCGCCACCATCCTTGTCGTCGACGACAATCGCGGCATACTCTCGGCCGCCGAGCTTCTCCTCCGCGCCCATTTTCGCCGAGTCGTGACCACCCACAATCCCGAACGCATCCGCGCGCTCATTCGTGACGAGTCGCCGGATGTCGTCCTCCTCGATATGAACTTTCACGCCGGCATCAACAGTGGAAACGAGGGTCTGTTTTGGTTGGCTGAGATCCGGAAGCTACGCCCCGCACCCACGGTGGTGCTGTTCACCGCCTACGCGGATATCGACCTCGCCGTGCGTGGCATAAAGGAGGGCGCGGCGGATTTCATCGTCAAGCCGTGGGACAATGAGCGCCTCGTCCACACCCTCACCGAGGCCTATCGCGCCCATGTCGCCGCCTCCAAGCAGGGCGCCCCACCCGCGCCCGCCATGCAGGACGCCATCTGCTGGGGCACATCGCCCGCCATGCAGCAGCTCCGCGCCCTCGTCGAGCGTGTCGCCCCCACGGATGCCAATGTGCTCATCACGGGCGAGAACGGCACCGGCAAGGGCATGCTGGCCCGCGAGCTGCACCGCCTCTCCGCACGCAGCAGGCGGCCGCTCGTGACGGTCGACATGGGCGCCGTCGTCGAGACGCTCTTTGAGAGCGAGCTCTTCGGTCACGTCCGCGGCGCGTTCACCGATGCGCGCACCGATCGCCCAGGCAAATTTGAAGCCGCCGACGGGGGCACGCTCTTCCTCGACGAGATCGGCAACCTGCCGCCCTATCTCCAGGCCAAGCTCTTAGCCGCCCTGCAAAGTCGCACCGTGACCCGCCTCGGCAGCAATCGCGCCCTCCCCGTGGATATCCGACTCCTGACCGCCACCAATCGCCCCCTCGACGAGATGGTGGCTCGCGGCGACTTCCGCCAAGACCTCCTCTACCGGATCAACACCATCCGCCTCTCCCTCCCCCCTTTACGCGAACGGCCGGACGATATCCTCCCCCTCGCCCAACGTTTCCTCCGTCGGTGGGCCGATGCCGCCGGTCGACCCATCCCCACCCTCACCGAGGCGGCCCTGCGTAAGCTCCGCGCCTACTCCTGGCCCGGCAATGTTCGCGAGCTGGAGCACGCGCTCGAGAAAGCCACCATCCTGAGTGACAGTCCCGAGATCTCCCCGGATGCTTTCGACTTCACGTCCGCCATAGTCCGCCCCACCCCCACTCCACCGACCACCCTCGAAGAGATGGAGGCCGACCTGATCCGTCGCACCATCGACAGTCACGCCGGCAATCTCTCCCACGCCGCCACCGCCTTGGGCATCTCTCGGCAGACCCTCTACAACAAGATCAAACGCTACGGCATTTGA
- a CDS encoding TonB-dependent receptor, with the protein MTKKIHRLALMLCALCLTEMGWASDGRPQTDGDTIKTYDIDEIVITSSRKETNRTEQLPGALTVLSPRQADLRQIGSVKRLSAFIPNLYIPDYGSRGTSAIYIRGVGARSSGQTVGLYVDDVPYPDKGSFDFELPDIRRIEVLRGPQGTLYGRNAMGGIIHVHTFSPLEHQGTRVGVTYGNYGNLGLRASHAMRLGDRTGLQVGGYYRRHTGFFENVFDGTRADGEQTIGGNVKVVRRFSNAFTATLAIVGSYTNQGAFPYGLRNDSTGHIDPVNLNDPSSYRRTTTNSSLTLKYVTPQFVATYTTGWQFLHDRMEMDQDFMPLSLFTLDQRRRHHAFNQELSVTGTVGRYRWTVGACGFYDHLRTNANVTFKEEGIRAAMQKAFDGMRAKNPRMPRLRVTDNRLELPSAFDESSLGMAIYHQSTLDNFLLPGLSLTAGLRMDIERRRLYYEASGKMNLAILMPPVYPKETDISALYPASSFDEHLSSDEWQVLPRLALRYAWTPRTSLYAAVAKGYKTGGYNVQMSADLMQSRMQNDIMDAFRHIVPTLPHFDKIQPKEALAYRPENAWCYEAGIKSEPIKNRLHTELTVFYMDIRDLQLTHFTASGTGRMLSNAGRAVSCGIEVSLSARIASGLTADVNWGYTHATFRNYNDGRTDYRGKFIPYAPRHTVSLSIHYERRLHSRLIDRIFAAAQYNGVGPIHWTEANDIRQPFYHTLDARAGIGRGPLTCSLGGQNLTGTDYAAFYFRSFGRSFIQKGRPAQVAIRIEYAF; encoded by the coding sequence ATGACGAAGAAAATTCACCGATTGGCGCTCATGCTATGCGCCCTCTGCCTAACCGAAATGGGCTGGGCAAGCGATGGCCGCCCCCAAACGGATGGTGACACGATCAAGACGTACGATATCGACGAGATCGTGATCACTTCCTCGCGCAAAGAAACGAATCGCACCGAGCAATTGCCCGGCGCGCTGACCGTCCTTTCGCCGCGGCAGGCCGACCTCCGACAGATCGGCTCCGTGAAGCGCCTGAGCGCCTTCATCCCGAATCTCTACATCCCCGATTATGGGTCGCGCGGCACCTCGGCCATCTATATCCGTGGCGTGGGAGCCAGAAGCAGCGGCCAGACGGTAGGCCTTTACGTCGATGATGTGCCGTACCCCGACAAGGGCTCTTTCGATTTTGAACTGCCTGACATTCGCCGCATCGAGGTCTTACGCGGACCGCAAGGGACGCTCTATGGCCGTAATGCGATGGGTGGTATCATTCACGTGCATACCTTCTCCCCCCTCGAGCACCAAGGCACACGCGTCGGGGTGACGTATGGCAACTACGGCAACCTCGGCCTCCGCGCCTCGCACGCCATGCGTCTCGGCGACCGCACCGGCCTACAGGTTGGGGGATACTATCGGCGGCACACGGGCTTCTTCGAAAACGTCTTTGATGGCACAAGGGCCGACGGCGAGCAGACCATCGGCGGCAATGTGAAGGTGGTGCGCCGCTTCTCGAATGCCTTCACCGCCACGTTGGCCATAGTCGGGAGCTACACGAATCAAGGCGCCTTCCCGTACGGCCTGCGCAACGACAGCACGGGTCACATCGATCCCGTGAATCTGAATGACCCCTCGTCGTACCGCCGCACCACGACCAATAGCAGCCTAACGCTCAAGTACGTGACTCCGCAATTTGTCGCCACATACACCACCGGATGGCAGTTCCTACACGACCGCATGGAGATGGATCAGGACTTTATGCCCCTCTCTCTCTTTACGCTCGATCAGCGCCGTCGCCACCACGCCTTCAATCAAGAACTTTCCGTCACGGGCACAGTCGGGCGCTACCGCTGGACCGTCGGCGCCTGTGGTTTCTATGACCATCTGCGGACGAATGCCAACGTGACCTTCAAAGAGGAAGGCATCCGCGCTGCCATGCAAAAAGCCTTCGACGGAATGCGGGCCAAGAACCCGCGCATGCCTCGCCTGCGTGTGACGGACAATCGTCTGGAGCTGCCCTCTGCCTTCGACGAATCGTCGCTCGGAATGGCCATCTACCACCAGTCTACACTCGACAATTTTCTCCTGCCCGGCCTCTCGCTCACCGCCGGACTGCGTATGGATATCGAGCGCCGGCGGCTGTACTACGAAGCCAGTGGCAAGATGAACCTGGCTATCCTCATGCCTCCCGTATACCCGAAGGAGACGGATATCAGCGCGCTCTACCCCGCCTCATCCTTCGATGAACATCTCTCGTCAGACGAGTGGCAAGTGCTTCCCCGACTGGCTTTGCGATACGCCTGGACGCCGCGCACGAGCCTATATGCGGCTGTGGCTAAGGGCTACAAGACGGGTGGCTATAACGTGCAGATGTCGGCAGACCTGATGCAGTCACGTATGCAAAACGACATCATGGACGCATTCCGCCACATCGTGCCTACGCTCCCCCACTTCGATAAGATACAGCCCAAGGAGGCCCTCGCCTATCGCCCGGAAAACGCCTGGTGCTATGAGGCGGGGATCAAGTCCGAGCCGATAAAAAACCGATTGCACACCGAGCTTACTGTCTTCTACATGGACATTCGCGACTTGCAGCTGACGCATTTTACCGCCAGCGGCACAGGACGCATGCTCAGCAACGCCGGCCGTGCCGTCAGCTGCGGCATCGAGGTGTCCCTCAGCGCACGCATTGCCTCCGGGCTCACGGCCGATGTGAACTGGGGCTACACGCATGCCACCTTTCGCAACTATAACGATGGCCGCACGGACTACCGCGGAAAATTTATCCCTTATGCCCCGCGCCATACCGTCAGCCTCAGTATCCATTACGAGCGACGGCTGCACAGCCGCCTGATCGACCGTATTTTTGCCGCGGCGCAGTATAACGGCGTCGGCCCGATTCACTGGACCGAGGCGAATGACATTCGCCAGCCCTTCTACCACACCCTCGACGCCCGCGCCGGCATAGGTCGCGGCCCCCTCACATGCTCCCTCGGCGGCCAAAACTTGACCGGGACGGACTATGCTGCTTTTTATTTCCGTTCTTTCGGTCGCAGCTTCATCCAGAAGGGTCGACCCGCCCAGGTGGCCATTCGCATCGAATACGCTTTCTAA
- a CDS encoding cupin domain-containing protein, with protein MSTFEKATVIALEPSIDYAPGSVISKQVTINRAGNVTLFSFDKGQGLTEHTANFDALVQVLDGEAEIRIDGTPHRLKAGDCIIMPANHPHALQAVERFKMLLTMIKGGE; from the coding sequence ATGAGCACATTTGAGAAAGCAACCGTTATTGCCCTCGAGCCGTCGATTGACTATGCTCCTGGATCAGTCATTAGCAAGCAAGTCACCATCAACCGCGCTGGAAACGTCACCCTTTTCTCCTTTGACAAAGGCCAAGGCCTGACCGAACACACCGCGAATTTCGATGCCCTTGTGCAGGTCCTCGATGGCGAGGCCGAGATCCGTATTGACGGAACGCCGCACCGCCTGAAAGCTGGCGACTGCATCATCATGCCCGCCAATCACCCCCACGCCTTGCAAGCTGTTGAGCGCTTCAAGATGCTGCTTACGATGATCAAAGGCGGCGAATGA
- a CDS encoding ATP-binding protein: protein MDSLLETYTNGHAFLKMLHASDEQVALFDELAAAVPPHPDADFMPMLNASSVSWIFPFMKALDNACETYQGGWDRAILGLGLYIRIEEFLLEDLRFLTYFPESRHALIRSRAEQKLRRAQVRREALRMLRSGLAEAFTTDLAEKVETPGILLYQPEEKADLTTALLLHDPEALTVGITNYLRLIRYFVEQETGLCPPEYWIETCEALIARECEAMDETLLTGLITPEVRQRAEGLVRTAGALFLLCKAADREIDMVRRLMFYRYLCVLDERHLPPLKNLMLSTFLKHNCRPPEYTWEELIGFSLPSFVGKIAYFTENIPEDRRPYTLEGKGLFTLAERRITLAPFDNPLAGRRMHKLLTLWDGSLRINSFQKPTADLSAVAADNELPAKIWADAAADFKRKKTVFERHETKELPPVNALLKIRITALHPAYPSLAFATVEDDMYEGNGAIHLSQVTRIKQLTSLSGIFAVGDLVTARVIEVSENKRLRFSILDEISKSIATRFHPGEYTYARLISKNENSYRWISEKGYPLYTVPSPLDEVEPELDDLYMLRLTHVNRTGYVRAEIEEMAPEDMEIDPQKAIADLVGYYVDERLADYTEEGVADELHESHAEAPGRLSPDYVRQLIYLIDLYTESTDDHVLRFNLCQTARLLADMIEEANIVAYYDRRILYLTELHHFINRQAVTVSVIDAEAIQRFPRLAHARTVLSLLALDKDDPTAIDTLRQGMQSERKLTADLARLLLIRLLAGQTYPDLYAEADAEVRSLLAVEEEEDPDGEAEEIDFGRETNTREFKSTIVFPPNSNGMADIDRQMERILWAICGFLNAEGGVLFIGVNDIGYPKGIEPDLSYLHANVDKYQLIIRNYIVKELGKDINGLIRFDFHVFSGKTVCAISVPAYHEVVFFRDVVWQRQGNSTRPLDLPDIRLLKERRKNLRPALRITTPAFGEAKEEAEREVEKVFPVSIPTYTPTAVAKPRPTAKPERPASPADDEPDRIATSALAPRREQEPTAYFSILRSGHFVITHEEPHRSDARLTLPIYDDDSDGYLIYVYENGYANRVAVSTLLSKKPDYEYANAMFGQSSLLFAALARPDDTLYLKVSSKSGEYLRTLSLKTIKLNTDLSLRGTALYTVPFGRIVQIDLLNKEQAREVENIRSETPTTLGIPAQSFSVIRTAMYLSELLNGER, encoded by the coding sequence ATGGATAGTTTATTAGAAACATATACGAATGGGCACGCCTTTCTGAAGATGCTACACGCCTCGGATGAGCAGGTGGCGCTCTTTGACGAACTGGCCGCGGCTGTGCCTCCACACCCGGATGCGGACTTTATGCCGATGCTGAATGCCAGCTCTGTCTCGTGGATCTTCCCCTTCATGAAGGCGCTGGACAATGCCTGCGAGACCTATCAGGGTGGCTGGGATCGGGCTATTTTGGGGCTTGGGCTGTATATACGCATCGAGGAGTTCCTGTTGGAGGATTTGCGCTTCCTGACCTATTTCCCCGAAAGCCGACACGCCCTTATCCGGTCGCGCGCGGAGCAGAAGCTACGCCGGGCACAGGTGCGACGCGAGGCACTGCGAATGCTCCGATCCGGCCTGGCGGAGGCCTTCACGACCGACTTGGCTGAGAAGGTCGAAACGCCCGGCATCCTGCTTTATCAGCCGGAGGAGAAGGCGGATCTGACTACGGCCCTCTTGCTGCATGACCCGGAGGCGTTGACCGTGGGCATCACAAATTACCTGCGCCTCATCCGCTATTTCGTGGAGCAGGAGACCGGGCTTTGCCCACCCGAATACTGGATCGAGACGTGCGAGGCCCTGATCGCTCGGGAGTGTGAGGCGATGGATGAGACGCTGCTCACGGGGCTAATCACGCCTGAAGTCCGGCAACGCGCCGAGGGGCTGGTGCGTACGGCGGGCGCACTCTTCCTGCTCTGCAAGGCGGCCGATCGGGAGATCGACATGGTGCGCCGACTGATGTTCTACCGCTACCTCTGTGTGCTGGACGAGCGCCATCTGCCGCCGCTGAAAAACCTTATGCTAAGCACCTTCCTCAAGCATAACTGCCGCCCGCCGGAGTACACGTGGGAGGAGCTGATTGGCTTCTCGCTGCCGTCGTTCGTGGGGAAGATTGCCTACTTCACGGAGAACATCCCCGAAGACCGTCGGCCGTACACGCTGGAGGGCAAAGGCCTCTTCACGCTGGCCGAACGACGCATCACGCTGGCCCCATTCGACAATCCGCTGGCGGGCCGTCGCATGCACAAGCTGCTCACGCTCTGGGACGGCAGTCTGCGCATCAACTCCTTTCAAAAGCCGACCGCGGACCTATCGGCCGTGGCGGCAGACAATGAGCTACCGGCCAAGATATGGGCGGACGCTGCGGCGGACTTTAAGCGAAAGAAGACCGTCTTCGAACGCCACGAGACGAAGGAGCTGCCCCCCGTCAATGCGTTGCTAAAGATCCGCATCACGGCCCTCCACCCGGCCTATCCCTCGCTGGCCTTCGCCACCGTCGAGGACGACATGTACGAGGGCAACGGGGCCATACACCTCAGCCAAGTCACACGCATCAAGCAACTCACCTCGCTAAGCGGCATCTTCGCTGTCGGCGATCTGGTCACGGCGCGCGTGATCGAGGTGAGCGAAAACAAACGCCTGAGATTCTCCATCCTCGACGAGATCAGTAAATCCATCGCCACGCGTTTCCATCCGGGCGAGTACACCTACGCCCGACTCATCTCCAAAAACGAGAACTCCTATCGCTGGATATCGGAAAAGGGCTATCCGCTCTATACCGTGCCCTCGCCCCTCGACGAAGTGGAGCCGGAGCTGGATGACCTCTATATGCTCCGCCTGACCCACGTCAATCGCACGGGTTACGTCCGTGCCGAGATCGAAGAAATGGCTCCGGAAGACATGGAGATCGACCCCCAGAAGGCCATCGCCGATCTGGTGGGCTATTACGTGGACGAGCGCCTGGCCGACTACACCGAGGAGGGGGTGGCGGACGAGCTGCACGAGTCGCACGCCGAAGCGCCGGGCAGACTCAGCCCGGACTACGTACGCCAGCTGATCTATTTGATCGATCTCTACACCGAATCGACCGACGACCACGTCCTGCGCTTCAATCTCTGCCAAACGGCCCGCCTGCTGGCCGACATGATTGAGGAGGCGAACATCGTGGCCTACTACGACCGACGCATTCTCTACCTCACCGAGCTGCATCACTTCATCAACCGGCAGGCGGTGACAGTCTCCGTGATCGACGCCGAGGCTATCCAGCGCTTTCCGCGATTGGCCCACGCCCGGACGGTCCTCTCCTTGTTGGCGCTGGATAAGGACGACCCCACGGCTATCGATACCCTGCGCCAAGGCATGCAGTCGGAGCGGAAGCTCACGGCCGACTTGGCGCGGCTGCTACTCATCCGGCTGCTGGCTGGCCAGACTTACCCCGATCTCTATGCCGAGGCCGACGCCGAAGTGCGCTCCCTCCTGGCCGTCGAAGAGGAGGAGGACCCGGATGGCGAAGCCGAAGAGATTGACTTTGGCCGCGAGACGAACACCCGAGAATTTAAGTCCACCATCGTGTTCCCCCCCAACAGCAATGGCATGGCCGACATTGATCGGCAGATGGAGCGCATCCTCTGGGCCATCTGCGGCTTTCTCAACGCAGAGGGCGGCGTGCTCTTCATCGGCGTGAACGATATTGGCTATCCCAAAGGCATCGAGCCCGATCTCAGCTATCTGCATGCCAATGTGGACAAGTATCAGCTCATCATCCGTAACTATATCGTCAAAGAGCTGGGCAAGGACATCAACGGACTCATCCGGTTTGACTTTCACGTCTTCAGCGGCAAGACCGTCTGCGCCATTTCTGTCCCGGCCTACCACGAGGTGGTTTTCTTCCGCGACGTGGTTTGGCAGCGCCAGGGCAACTCCACTCGTCCGCTCGACCTGCCCGACATTCGTCTGCTCAAGGAGCGTCGGAAAAACCTCCGGCCTGCCCTGCGCATCACCACACCGGCCTTTGGCGAGGCCAAGGAGGAGGCAGAGCGCGAGGTGGAGAAAGTCTTCCCCGTCAGCATCCCGACCTATACGCCCACTGCGGTCGCCAAGCCGCGGCCGACGGCTAAGCCGGAGCGACCCGCATCCCCCGCCGACGACGAGCCGGACCGCATCGCCACCTCCGCCCTCGCGCCTCGACGCGAGCAGGAGCCCACGGCCTATTTCTCCATCCTCCGCAGCGGCCATTTCGTGATCACCCACGAGGAGCCTCACCGCAGTGACGCGCGTCTGACCCTACCCATCTACGACGACGATAGCGACGGCTATCTCATCTATGTCTACGAGAACGGCTATGCCAACCGCGTCGCCGTTTCGACACTCCTCTCCAAGAAGCCCGACTACGAATACGCGAACGCCATGTTCGGCCAGTCGTCCCTCCTTTTCGCCGCCCTGGCGCGCCCGGACGACACGCTCTACCTCAAAGTCTCCTCCAAGAGCGGCGAGTACCTCCGCACCCTCTCCCTGAAAACGATCAAGCTCAACACAGACCTCTCCCTCCGCGGTACCGCCCTTTACACCGTGCCCTTTGGCCGCATCGTGCAGATCGACCTCCTCAACAAGGAGCAGGCGCGCGAGGTGGAGAACATTCGCAGCGAAACGCCGACCACACTCGGCATCCCCGCGCAATCCTTCTCCGTGATCCGTACCGCGATGTACCTGAGCGAACTCTTGAACGGCGAACGATGA
- a CDS encoding DUF4491 family protein, translating to MEFLTTYNLWGLVIGVATFLIIGLFHPLVVKAEYYFGAGIWWAFLLAGLVFMGLSVMVHHLILSTIFGVIAFSSFWSILEVRDQEKRVEKGWFPANPKRAAKKKQK from the coding sequence ATGGAATTCCTTACTACTTACAACCTTTGGGGCCTAGTCATAGGCGTGGCCACTTTCCTCATTATCGGGCTTTTCCATCCCCTCGTCGTCAAGGCTGAATATTATTTCGGCGCAGGCATTTGGTGGGCCTTCCTCTTAGCCGGACTCGTCTTCATGGGCCTGTCCGTGATGGTGCACCACCTCATTCTGTCCACGATTTTCGGAGTCATCGCCTTCTCCTCTTTCTGGTCGATCCTGGAAGTGAGAGACCAAGAGAAGCGCGTAGAAAAAGGCTGGTTTCCGGCCAATCCCAAGCGCGCAGCCAAGAAAAAACAGAAGTGA
- a CDS encoding DUF6261 family protein → MKKLDNSLHSKFHSSAYDLVTAADITKLGIPSELMTEWDGNNALETDITKVSQASDETRLMKEKNKERDRLVTYIMGTIRNAQFLPDQDMIEASMRLTAVVKPYVGVQNESFDRETADIKGLLADLRKMENSADVTKLGLSPILTKLESANKAFDALFTKRMTANTGTKLPPASKVRLESDAIYDRVILMLQWNYLFGATPIDPKVIETLAENLCRLADRIDKGYNQSVAQRRAAAEKKKKPTDPKDPHVPKDPKPGEPKDPETPKDPKPKKPKDDGKPDIHLPEEDPSKQPGGNGGSGKQPEGGGGKQPEGGGGAGSGDTGGSGNPDIHLPTE, encoded by the coding sequence ATGAAGAAGTTAGACAACTCCTTGCATTCGAAGTTCCACAGCTCCGCGTACGACCTCGTTACCGCGGCAGACATTACAAAGCTCGGCATCCCCTCTGAACTGATGACGGAATGGGATGGCAACAACGCGCTCGAGACGGACATTACCAAGGTGTCGCAAGCCAGCGACGAGACGCGCCTGATGAAGGAAAAGAATAAGGAACGCGACCGGCTGGTGACTTACATCATGGGCACAATTCGCAATGCACAGTTCCTCCCGGATCAAGACATGATCGAGGCGTCCATGCGTCTGACGGCAGTGGTCAAGCCCTACGTGGGTGTACAAAACGAGTCGTTCGACCGCGAGACAGCCGACATCAAGGGACTATTGGCCGACCTGAGGAAGATGGAAAACTCGGCCGACGTCACGAAGCTGGGGCTATCGCCTATCCTCACCAAGTTAGAATCGGCTAATAAGGCCTTCGATGCCTTGTTTACCAAGCGAATGACGGCTAATACCGGCACTAAGCTACCGCCCGCCAGCAAGGTGCGACTGGAATCGGACGCTATCTACGATCGCGTGATCTTGATGCTCCAGTGGAACTACCTCTTTGGCGCAACCCCGATCGATCCGAAGGTCATCGAGACACTGGCAGAGAATCTTTGCCGGCTGGCCGACCGCATTGACAAGGGCTATAACCAAAGCGTCGCGCAAAGGAGGGCCGCGGCCGAGAAGAAGAAAAAGCCGACCGATCCTAAGGATCCCCATGTGCCCAAGGATCCCAAACCGGGTGAGCCGAAGGATCCCGAGACGCCCAAGGATCCCAAACCGAAGAAGCCGAAGGATGACGGGAAGCCCGACATTCATCTTCCCGAAGAGGATCCGTCGAAGCAGCCCGGAGGCAACGGTGGCTCGGGCAAGCAACCCGAAGGCGGTGGTGGCAAGCAGCCTGAAGGTGGCGGCGGCGCGGGTAGCGGTGACACGGGTGGTTCGGGTAATCCCGACATTCACCTGCCGACAGAGTAA